The genomic DNA GATAAATTTTTTGTCTCCGATCACTTACAACTATGATGTACAGTTGTCTTTTTTTAGGGCCGTCATTCTCTCTTGGGCTTCGCGCTTTGCTTTCTGGGCTAGCAGCCCCTGGGTGCTCTATAAATTGTTTAGGCTTTCGCCTGATATAGTCCATATGAACAGTTTGGTTTTGTCGGACTTCTTGCTGTTGTTGCGTGCTTATCGGTTTTTCAAAAGAGTCGCAGTGGTGTCACATGTTCGGGAGATGCTGGCTACCCATATTTCTCCTTATCAGAAATATCTCATGGGTGTATGTGACCACTTTGTATTTATTGATAAGGCTGTACAGCGGCGTTTTTCTGAAGTTGTAGGGGGGGAGCATGAGTTTGATATTGTCCAAAATCCTTTCAAGGGAGCCAGGGCAAATGAGCGTTTGCCGAGAGAAATAGCTACGCTGAAAGAAGCTGGGAGAGTCGTATTTGCCATTGCCGGTCGAATTGAAAATGGGAAGGGCGTTCTAGAAATCTGTAGTCATTTTTTGTCGCAAGCTCCCACTAACGCGGCGCTGTTAATCGTCGGAGGGGGCACGGCTGGATGTATTGATCAACTGAGGGCCATGGTAGATAGGTCTGGTGGTACTATTGGTTACCTTGGGCAGATCACTGATTTACAATCCACGGGTTTTTTCGGAGAAATCGATTTTTTGATCCGAGGGGAGCCGTTTTTTTGCACTGGTCGAACTGTATATGAGGCCCTGTATTCAGGTTCTAAAGTCATTGTTCCCGGAGCGGACAGTGATCTTGAGGGGGATGAGTTGCTAGTTGAATTCAAAGATAAAGTTTTTTGCTATCCTCCGGGGGATTTTGCAAGATTGATGGGACTTGTGGGGGCATTGTCTGGTTGCCAGGAGTCGGCGGGAAACCGATGTGTCCGTGATAACTATGAAAATTATGTTGCTTCATTAAATGCTATTTATTCAAGGGTGGTTAAATGAACGGTAAGAAGGCACTCATCACAGGCGTTACTGGTCAGGACGGTTCTTACTTGGCTGAGCTGCTGCTTGAAAAAGGCTACGAAGTCCACGGTATAAAACGTCGTGCGTCATCTTTCAACACTCAACGCGTAGATCATATTTATCAGGATCCGCACGTTGATAACCGCAATTTCGTTCTCCATTACGGTGACCTGAGTGACTCCTCGAACCTCACTCGAATCATACAGGAAGTACAACCGGATGAAGTCTATAACCTCGGTGCTCAGTCTCACGTCGCAGTGAGTTTTGAGTCTCCAGAATATACTGCTGATGTCGATGCAATGGGTACGCTCCGGATTCTGGAAGCTATCCGCTTGCTAGGTCTGGAAAAAAAGACGCGTTTCTATCAAGCGTCTACTTCTGAGTTGTATGGATTGGTGCAAGAAACTCCGCAAAAGGAAACGACTCCTTTCTATCCTCGCTCTCCCTATGCCGTAGCGAAGCTTTACGCTTATTGGATTACCGTAAACTACCGTGAAGCCTATGGTATGTATGCTTGTAACGGGATCCTTTTCAACCATGAATCACCGCGCCGTGGTGAGACCTTCGTAACACGCAAAATCACCCGTGCCTTGGCAAACATTTCCCAAGGGTTAGAACAATGCCTGTTTCTGGGCAACATGGATGCGTTGCGAGATTGGGGTCATGCCAAGGACTATGTCCGTATGCAATGGATGATGCTGCAGCAGGAGCATCCTGAAGATTACGTGATCGCTACAGGTGTCCAGTATTCGGTACGCGAGTTCGTGCGGTGGTCTGCCGCTGAGCTGGGGATTACGTTGCGTTTTGAGGGCAAGGGTGTAGAGGAGTGCGCGGTAGTGGAGCGCATCGATGGTGAGTTGGCACCGGCGTTGAACGTCGGGGATGTTATCGTTCGTGTGGATCCACGTTACTTCCGACCTACCGAGGTTGAAACCCTATTGGGTGATCCGAGCAAGGCCAAACAAAATCTTGGTTGGATACCGGAAATTACCGTACAAGAAATGTGTGCGGAAATGGTCCGTGAAGACCTTAAGGTAGCTCAGCGCCATGCCTTGCTCAAGCTGCATGGACACGATGTACCGGTCGCTTTGGAGAATTGATAATGCCGCGCGAATTAAACCAGACCATTTTCGTTGCCGGCCATCGGGGCATGGTGGGCTCAGCCATCGTGCGTCGGCTCCATGCTCTTGGCTACCGTTCCATTCTTTGTGCCAGTCGTGACGAATTGGATCTGCTTGACCAGCAGGCGGTGCATGCCTATTTCGCAAAGAATCGTATCGATCAAGTCTATCTTGCAGCAGCCAAGGTCGGAGGCATTCATGCCAACAACACATTCCCAGCAGACTTCATCTACGACAATTTGATGATTCAGGCGAACGTAATTCACGCGGCGCATGGGGCAAATGTTCAACGGTTGCTGTTTCTCGGATCCTCCTGCATCTATCCCAAGCAGGCGGTTCAGCCAATTCGAGAAGAGGCCCTGCTTACCGGGGAGCTAGAGCCTACCA from Pseudomonas beijingensis includes the following:
- the gmd gene encoding GDP-mannose 4,6-dehydratase — protein: MNGKKALITGVTGQDGSYLAELLLEKGYEVHGIKRRASSFNTQRVDHIYQDPHVDNRNFVLHYGDLSDSSNLTRIIQEVQPDEVYNLGAQSHVAVSFESPEYTADVDAMGTLRILEAIRLLGLEKKTRFYQASTSELYGLVQETPQKETTPFYPRSPYAVAKLYAYWITVNYREAYGMYACNGILFNHESPRRGETFVTRKITRALANISQGLEQCLFLGNMDALRDWGHAKDYVRMQWMMLQQEHPEDYVIATGVQYSVREFVRWSAAELGITLRFEGKGVEECAVVERIDGELAPALNVGDVIVRVDPRYFRPTEVETLLGDPSKAKQNLGWIPEITVQEMCAEMVREDLKVAQRHALLKLHGHDVPVALEN